A part of Anaerolineae bacterium genomic DNA contains:
- a CDS encoding NUDIX hydrolase: protein MKPKRLARTVIYENPWVSLYTDRVQFPGGRIVEKHHILEFGKTSVGVVVINPQGQILLVQAYRYTTDTVEWEIPAGNAEPGETVLAAARREVREESGYETTGHQLLYTYHPINGISNLVFHLVSCQATQKMGDFDRNEIKACRWVSLQEIRRMIGAKLIRDGYSLTGLLLYLHSNEA from the coding sequence ATGAAACCAAAAAGATTGGCCCGCACCGTGATCTACGAAAATCCCTGGGTCAGCCTGTACACCGACAGGGTGCAATTCCCCGGCGGGCGCATTGTGGAAAAACATCATATCCTGGAATTTGGCAAAACGTCGGTGGGGGTGGTGGTGATCAATCCGCAAGGCCAAATTTTGCTGGTGCAAGCCTATCGCTATACTACCGATACCGTTGAATGGGAAATACCGGCCGGAAACGCGGAACCGGGGGAGACCGTTCTGGCGGCAGCCCGGCGCGAAGTGCGGGAAGAATCGGGCTATGAAACAACGGGCCACCAACTGCTTTACACGTATCATCCCATCAACGGTATATCAAACCTGGTATTTCATCTCGTCTCCTGCCAGGCCACTCAAAAAATGGGAGATTTTGACCGCAATGAAATAAAAGCGTGCCGGTGGGTATCGTTACAAGAAATTCGCCGGATGATTGGCGCTAAATTAATTAGAGACGGTTATTCTCTGACCGGATTATTACTGTATCTCCATTCAAATGAGGCTTAA